Within the Halobaculum limi genome, the region GAACAACTCGTAGATGACGCCGCCGCCGATGACGTAGGCGGTGTCTGCGCCGAGCGACGCCACAATCTGGACCGCGTCCGCGACGTCCTCGGCGTGGTGGGCCGTCTCGACGTCGAAGGAGTCCCGACTGCGCGAGAGGACGATCTGTGCGGACCCGGGGAGGTCGTCGAGCATCGACTCGAACGTCTTCCGGCCGAGGATCACCGGGTCGTTGCGGATCCGCTCGCGGTACTGCCGCTTGTCGGCGGGGATCGACGGCCACGGGAGTTCGCCGTCGGCACCGATGACGCCGTTCTCCGCGACAGCCGCGACGGAGACGAGTTCGATCATACTCGAGAGACGGCGGCCGGTCGGAAACCGCTTTCCCACCGTCGCGTCGGTGGTGTGAGTTCCTCGCGTGCC harbors:
- a CDS encoding dihydrofolate reductase, whose translation is MELVSVAAVAENGVIGADGELPWPSIPADKRQYRERIRNDPVILGRKTFESMLDDLPGSAQIVLSRSRDSFDVETAHHAEDVADAVQIVASLGADTAYVIGGGVIYELFQPHVDRMALSRVHGEYDGDSHYPEWDEADWELESATEYDRFTLEEWVRIDGGGDEEATDTDADGDN